A genomic segment from Perca flavescens isolate YP-PL-M2 chromosome 13, PFLA_1.0, whole genome shotgun sequence encodes:
- the banf1 gene encoding barrier-to-autointegration factor — MSSTSQKHRDFVAEPMGEKPVMALAGIGEVYGKRLEEKGFDKAYVVLGQFLVLKKDEELFRDWLKDTCGANVKQQGDCYGCLKEWCDAFL, encoded by the exons ATGTCGTCGACATCCCAAAAACATAGAGATTTTGTGGCCGAGCCCATGGGTGAGAAGCCTGTGATGGCTCTTGCAGGCATTGGAGAGGTCTATGGCAAGAGACTGGAGGAAAaaggttttgacaag GCGTATGTCGTCCTCGGGCAGTTTCTAGTGCTAAAGAAAGACGAGGAGCTTTTCCGGGACTGGCTGAAGGACACTTGCGGGGCAAATGTCAAACAACAAGGTGACTGCTATGGCTGTCTTAAAGAATGGTGTGACGCCTTCTTATAA